A stretch of the Lactuca sativa cultivar Salinas chromosome 9, Lsat_Salinas_v11, whole genome shotgun sequence genome encodes the following:
- the LOC111918041 gene encoding uncharacterized protein LOC111918041, protein MDLELVKFINSDLTWNAVKKRHRSMMRRPRKPAASNSAIKMQESVAFDYEKSGVAILGQHFGEEVVDVPIKKRILMLQSPSLSNEKARSTQPHSPSPHHEKQECHSMKSKLIEKEIPDLNDFFGIELLAAAACHTSVYDTPAPMESSAVEEHTTTRVVESYTDGVTVKDDIAPVDSDDSSVQDNTFPVIITTDNGNSEGDKASVPSKDVRLHWDLNTVMDEWEEPCCDILVDPHSEKGYLKDDDSQQVKSDAIDNKSEGIQAVSEVVQGGSCQDDKVSSEDRLSDCCGSNKVKAGGGYDSPVEDGELRDTWQKNEVEEMECVDYESDNIYEDNFDAIESVNNEVIETLPNNEIEQDDKKNIPSISNQIPEPSQSEEKGRTSSFGVHRSRSENFQDSYSRGKRDFGQEKSTGRDGASYHGWDSRNTQNHRYCNNRPKHVIGGYNQRSSSYKTFNTKPERNESYGVYSRERVKGGLGFHQQGSRRGEDYNGHDQERKVSSFSPSFTRGPHLSRSRRRSRSRSRSESPIAWNFQKKSKVDTKRERESPDHIHIHRADKYNSNINGESRDRNNLGRNGMKSSDHFYPNFSRSGRYPPQGSGQYDEKYGGRFRYYHKDNGFRYTRNENRYFKDPVGDGVE, encoded by the exons ATGGATCTGGAACTTGTGAAGTTTATCAACTCAGATCTTACATGGAATGCTGTTAAAAAGCGCCATAGGAGCATGATGAGGCGCCCAAGGAAGCCAGCAGCAAGCAATTCAGCCATTAAAATGCAGGAATCTGTagcttttgattatgaaaag TCTGGTGTAGCCATTCTTGGTCAACACTTTGGTGAAGAAGTAGTTGATGTTCCTATAAAGAAAAGAATTCTTATGCTTCAGTCTCCATCTCTGAGCAATGAAAAGGCTAGGTCAACTCAACCTCATTCTCCCTCTCCTCATCATGAGAAACAAGAGTGTCATTCAATGAAGTCAAAACTGATAGAGAAAGAGATTCCTGATCTGAATGACTTCTTTGGTATAGAACTTCTTGCAGCTGCAGCATGCCATACCTCTGTTTATGACACCCCTGCTCCCATGGAGTCTTCTGCAGTCGAAGAACACACAACAACAAGAGTTGTCGAATCATACACCGATGGTGTAACTGTAAAAGACGATATTGCCCCTGTTGACTCAGATGATTCATCAGTTCAAGATAACACATTCCCAGTTATTATTACAACCGATAATGGGAACAGCGAGGGTGATAAAGCATCTGTTCCTTCAAAAGATGTTAGGTTGCATTGGGATTTGAACACTGTAATGGATGAATGGGAAGAACCCTGTTGTGATATTCTTGTTGACCCTCATTCTGAAAAAGGGTATCTAAAAGATGATGATTCTCAACAGGTGAAATCAGATGCAATAGATAATAAGTCTGAAGGTATCCAGGCTGTTTCTGAAGTAGTACAAGGTGGATCATGTCAAGATGATAAGGTTTCTTCAGAAGATCGTCTCAGTGATTGCTGTGGGTCAAACAAAGTCAAAGCAGGAGGAGGCTATGATTCTCCTGTTGAAGATGGTGAGTTAAGAGACACGTGGCAAAAGAATGAAGTGGAAGAAATGGAGTGTGTGGACTATGAATCAGATAACATATATGAAGATAACTTTGATGCTATTGAATCAGTTAACAATGAAGTCATTGAAACACTTCCCAACAATGAAATCGAACAAGATGATAAGAAAAACATCCCAAGTATATCAAACCAGATTCCGGAACCTTCCCAATCAGAAGAAAAGGGTAGAACATCGTCTTTTGGTGTTCATAGAAGCAG ATCTGAAAACTTTCAAGATTCTTATTCAAGGGGTAAGAGGGATTTTGGTCAAGAAAAGTCAACGGGAAGAGATGGAGCATCTTACCATGGTTGGGATTCAAGAAACACTCAGAATCACAGGTACTGTAATAACAGGCCAAAACATGTGATTGGAGGTTACAATCAAAGATCCAGTTCTTACAAGACATTTAACACAAAACCAGAAAGAAATGAATCTTATGGTGTTTATAGTCGTGAGAGAGTTaaaggtggattagggtttcatcaacaAGGTTCAAGAAGAGGTGAAGACTACAATGGTCATGATCAAGAAAGAAAAGTCTCTTCCTTTTCTCCTAGTTTCACCCGTGGGCCCCATCTTTCAAGATCTAGAAGACGATCTAGGTCAAGATCAAGGTCAGAGTCTCCAATTGCATGGAATTTTCAGAAGAAAAGCAAAGTGGATAcaaaaagagaaagagaaagtccagatcatattcatattcataggGCTGATAAATACAATAGCAATATCAATGGTGAATCTAGAGACAGGAATAATCTTGGAAGAAATGGAATGAAGTCAAGTGATCATTTTTACCCTAATTTTTCACGTTCTGGAAGGTATCCACCACAAGGAAGTGGTCAATATGATGAAAAATACGGAGGGCGTTTTCGGTATTATCATAAAGATAATGGGTTCAGATACACTCGTAATGAAAATAGGTACTTCAAAGATCCAGTTGGAGATGGAGTCGAATGA